A genome region from Proteiniborus ethanoligenes includes the following:
- a CDS encoding FAD-dependent oxidoreductase, which produces MNTDNLLNFKKSPSSFWIESSPSTNYPTLDKDLKVDIAIIGGGLTGIQCAYQLQKEGLSIAVLEAHRIGHGTSGHTTAKITSQHSLIYYKILSQMGTELAKQYASANESAIHEIKKISEENNIDCDYTFQDAFIYTESNEYIQKIQNEVKAASSLGIEASYIEDIPFPIPIKGGIKFQNQAQFHPLKYLISLAKVVHDKGVKIYEETRAVDIEENDNYIITDSQGKKVTAEKVIIASHYPFYNKHGLYFARIYTQRSYIIGIRAKEKYPGGMYINAEEPARSLRHQSTPEGELILVVGENHKTGQGEDMNKHYKALIDFAEDIFTVENIPYRWSTQDCMTLDGIPYVGNYTPNTPNLYVATGFQKWGMTNSTASSLLLRDLIVKRESPWSDVYNPSRNTIAASAKSFLVENADVAKHLLKGKLSPLSQDVKVEVGEGKVFEVKGDRAGVYKDEQNRLHIVNTTCTHMGCELNWNSAERSWDCPCHGSRFSCEGKILEGPAVSPLEMTNDVNTVEKLFKDDF; this is translated from the coding sequence ATGAATACAGATAATTTGCTAAATTTTAAAAAATCTCCTAGTTCTTTTTGGATTGAATCTTCACCTAGTACAAATTATCCTACCCTAGACAAGGATTTAAAAGTAGATATAGCTATAATTGGAGGTGGTCTAACTGGTATTCAGTGTGCATATCAATTGCAAAAGGAAGGCCTTAGCATTGCTGTTCTTGAAGCTCATCGTATAGGTCATGGCACTTCCGGTCATACAACAGCAAAAATAACCTCACAGCATAGCCTTATTTATTATAAAATTCTAAGTCAAATGGGAACAGAACTAGCGAAGCAATATGCTTCTGCTAACGAATCAGCTATTCATGAAATTAAAAAAATTTCAGAAGAAAACAATATAGATTGCGATTATACTTTCCAAGATGCATTTATATATACAGAAAGTAATGAATATATACAAAAAATTCAAAATGAAGTGAAGGCAGCATCATCCTTGGGAATCGAAGCCTCTTATATAGAAGATATTCCTTTTCCTATACCTATTAAGGGAGGAATTAAGTTCCAAAATCAAGCCCAGTTTCACCCTCTTAAATATCTGATTTCTCTTGCAAAGGTTGTTCATGACAAAGGTGTTAAAATATACGAAGAGACTAGAGCTGTAGATATTGAAGAAAATGATAATTACATTATTACAGATTCTCAAGGAAAAAAAGTAACTGCAGAAAAAGTAATTATTGCATCCCACTATCCTTTTTATAACAAGCATGGATTATATTTTGCAAGGATTTATACCCAAAGATCCTACATTATAGGAATTAGAGCAAAGGAAAAGTATCCGGGAGGAATGTATATAAATGCCGAAGAGCCAGCACGCTCATTGAGACACCAAAGTACACCAGAGGGTGAGCTAATTCTTGTAGTTGGAGAGAACCACAAAACTGGTCAAGGTGAAGATATGAATAAGCACTATAAAGCTTTAATAGATTTTGCAGAGGATATATTTACTGTGGAAAATATTCCTTATAGATGGTCTACCCAGGATTGTATGACTTTAGACGGCATACCCTATGTAGGAAACTATACCCCAAATACGCCTAATCTATATGTGGCTACTGGCTTTCAAAAATGGGGTATGACAAATAGCACTGCATCCTCCTTACTCTTAAGAGATCTCATAGTAAAGAGAGAAAGTCCATGGAGTGATGTATATAACCCATCACGAAATACTATTGCTGCTTCTGCAAAGAGCTTTTTAGTAGAAAATGCAGATGTGGCAAAGCATCTATTAAAGGGAAAACTATCCCCCTTATCACAGGATGTAAAGGTTGAAGTTGGAGAAGGAAAGGTATTTGAAGTAAAAGGAGATAGGGCTGGCGTTTATAAGGATGAACAAAATAGGCTTCACATAGTAAATACTACTTGTACTCACATGGGATGTGAATTGAACTGGAACTCTGCCGAAAGGTCCTGGGACTGTCCTTGTCATGGCTCACGGTTTTCTTGTGAAGGAAAAATTCTCGAAGGTCCTGCTGTAAGTCCTTTAGAGATGACTAATGATGTGAATACAGTTGAAAAATTGTTTAAAGATGATTTTTAA